Within the Myxococcus virescens genome, the region AGAACCGGCGGCCATGGATGCCCAGGAAGCGCTGGCGTTCCTGCTGGTGCTGCGCGCCCTGCCCTTCCTGGATCGGTGCGCCGTGTGGCGTGAGGCCCTGGCGGCGTCCGCTGAACAACAGGTGATGTCGCCGCGCGCCCGCAAGGTGTCCCGGCGCTTCCGGGTGCTGGCGACGGTGCGCCGGCGGCTGGGCGTGAAGGAGATGTAGGTGGGTGGGACGCCTGACTGCCCGTTCAGTGGACTGACGGCCGAGGAGAGGCTCTGGTATGGCGGTGCGTGAGATGGCTCCAAAGGCGAATGGCGAGGCGTGTGGCGTGTGCGGCGGGCGGACCTATGTCATCGAGCGCCGCGGGGACCAGGCCCAGGCGCGCATCTGCGCGTGCTCCGAGCACTGCTCGGTGTGCGGCGGGCGCGGGCACGTGCTGGTCGAGCGCGAGGGCGAGTTCAGCCAGAAGATGGGTCCCCGGCGCTATGAGGTGATGGAGACGTGCACATGCACCAAGCTGCGACAGCGCATTGCACGCTTCGATGCGCTGGGGCTGCCTGCCTCAGCAGCGCATGCGACCTTTGAAAACTACCGCGCATCCAAGGAGGAACAGGACAGGGGCCGCAACGTGGCCATGCAGTTCGCCTTCCAGTATGTGCCGGGTGGTTCGTCCAAGGGATTCATCCTCAGCGGGCCCGTGGGCACCGGGAAGACACACCTCCTTGCGGCGACGCTGGCGCACCTGGCTCTGGAGCTGGGCGTGCGTGGGCGCTACGTCGAAATCTCCCTCCTCTACGCGACCATCCGGCGTGGATTCCAGGAGGGCAAGAGCGGCGGCGAAATCATCGGGCCCCTGTCTGAGGTGGAGGTGCTGGCCATCGACGAGATGGGCAAGGGCCGCGGCAGCCCC harbors:
- a CDS encoding ATP-binding protein, whose amino-acid sequence is MAVREMAPKANGEACGVCGGRTYVIERRGDQAQARICACSEHCSVCGGRGHVLVEREGEFSQKMGPRRYEVMETCTCTKLRQRIARFDALGLPASAAHATFENYRASKEEQDRGRNVAMQFAFQYVPGGSSKGFILSGPVGTGKTHLLAATLAHLALELGVRGRYVEISLLYATIRRGFQEGKSGGEIIGPLSEVEVLAIDEMGKGRGSPFEMETLDELIARRYNAGRTTLFASNYSLEPEKRAIRSTAPTGYRTTEDSRSAVRDTELLRERVGERIYSRLCELCTFVEFPKDTPDRRRTRQEMDAPMHHATGGGRTLGR